A genomic segment from Vicinamibacterales bacterium encodes:
- a CDS encoding pitrilysin family protein, with product MQIPYTKRTLSNGLDVIVHEDHQLPMVAVSLWYHVGSKNERPGRTGFAHLFEHLMFEGSAHHDHGYFPPLQRAGGLINGSTSTDRTNYWEVVPTGSLELALWMESDRMGYLLPALTEAKFANQRDVVLNERRQNYENRPYGMAGLALSAAMFAPDHPYHWPTIGAPEDLRAASLDDVHAFFKTFYHPANASLALAGDLETEQGFDLAEQFFGDLPAGPVPDPVRAHAALASSADFVLEDRVELPRLYLGWHSPAMFADDDAELDVFADVLAHGKTSRLYRSLVYERRIATDVSAYQHSREIGGLFQIACTAAAGVALSELDAAIRAAVAELAAAGPAPAEMERALAQSEAQFLYRLQTIGGFGGKSDQLNAYNTYLGDPGYFDRDRQRYVNATSAGVAAAARRWLQDAPLVTLSVVPRGRRQLALPNATEVSVS from the coding sequence GTGCAGATACCGTACACCAAACGCACCTTGTCGAACGGCCTCGACGTAATCGTGCACGAGGATCACCAGCTCCCGATGGTGGCCGTGAGCCTGTGGTACCACGTCGGCTCGAAGAACGAGCGGCCCGGGCGCACCGGCTTCGCGCACCTCTTCGAGCACCTGATGTTCGAGGGCTCGGCGCACCACGACCACGGCTACTTCCCGCCGTTGCAGCGCGCCGGTGGACTGATCAACGGATCGACGAGCACCGACCGCACCAACTACTGGGAAGTGGTGCCCACCGGCTCGCTCGAACTGGCGCTGTGGATGGAATCGGACCGCATGGGCTACCTGCTGCCTGCGCTCACCGAGGCGAAGTTCGCCAACCAGCGCGACGTGGTGCTGAACGAACGCCGGCAGAACTACGAGAACCGGCCCTACGGCATGGCGGGCCTGGCGCTGTCGGCGGCGATGTTCGCGCCGGATCATCCGTACCATTGGCCCACCATCGGCGCGCCCGAGGACCTGCGCGCGGCGTCGCTCGACGACGTCCACGCCTTCTTCAAGACCTTCTATCACCCCGCCAACGCCTCGCTGGCGCTGGCCGGCGACCTCGAAACCGAGCAGGGCTTCGATCTCGCCGAGCAGTTCTTCGGCGATCTGCCAGCCGGACCAGTGCCCGATCCGGTGCGCGCCCATGCCGCACTCGCGTCGAGCGCCGACTTCGTGCTCGAGGATCGCGTCGAGCTGCCGCGGCTGTACCTGGGCTGGCACTCGCCGGCGATGTTCGCGGACGACGACGCGGAGCTGGATGTGTTTGCCGACGTGCTGGCCCACGGCAAGACCTCGCGGCTCTACCGCTCGCTGGTTTACGAGCGGCGGATCGCCACCGACGTGTCGGCGTATCAACACTCGCGCGAGATCGGCGGCCTGTTCCAGATCGCCTGCACCGCGGCGGCCGGCGTGGCGCTGTCGGAACTGGACGCCGCCATCCGCGCGGCGGTCGCGGAACTGGCGGCGGCCGGACCGGCGCCGGCGGAGATGGAACGCGCCCTCGCGCAGTCTGAAGCCCAGTTCCTCTATCGCCTCCAGACCATCGGCGGGTTCGGCGGGAAGTCGGATCAGTTGAACGCTTACAACACCTATCTCGGCGACCCCGGTTACTTCGATCGCGATCGACAGCGCTACGTGAATGCCACCTCCGCCGGCGTTGCCGCCGCCGCGCGGCGCTGGCTGCAGGACGCTCCCCTCGTCACGCTGAGCGTCGTGCCGCGTGGCCGCCGGCAGCTGGCGCTTCCCAATGCCACCGAGGTCAGCGTCTCGTGA
- a CDS encoding MFS transporter, with amino-acid sequence MLGVVSLAQFLGMTLWFSATAVTPLLVRDFAIPPGQAAWLTMAVQAGFVAGTLVSALANLADILNARTLMFLGSLVGAAANAAVIVAPGPASVIALRFLTGVSLALVYPPGMKIAAGWFRDQRGLALGLLIGALTLGKAFPHLLTAIFGANWHEPMLLVSGLAASGGVLVLAVVRDGPYVAATAPFDPHAIRKILASRGARLATFGYLGHMWELYAMWTWVAVFATASFAASGLPNPGGAGSIAAFLAIGSGAAGCALAGYLADRLGKARIAMWAMLVSATCAALTLVVFGGSPAWLYALVMVWGFAVVADSAQFSALVSEYAPSDHIGTALTLQTCVGFLLTMVTIELLPLLADATSWQYASLLLVPGPLLGAWAMARLRRDNQGLTPSKNFRGV; translated from the coding sequence ATGCTCGGCGTCGTCTCCCTCGCGCAGTTCCTGGGAATGACGCTGTGGTTCTCGGCCACTGCGGTCACGCCCCTCCTCGTCCGCGACTTCGCGATTCCACCCGGCCAGGCGGCCTGGCTGACCATGGCGGTGCAGGCCGGCTTCGTCGCCGGCACGCTGGTGAGCGCGCTGGCCAATCTCGCCGACATCCTCAACGCGCGGACGTTGATGTTCCTGGGTTCGCTGGTGGGCGCGGCGGCCAACGCCGCCGTGATCGTGGCGCCGGGGCCGGCGTCGGTGATTGCGCTGCGGTTCCTCACCGGCGTGTCTCTCGCGCTGGTGTATCCACCCGGCATGAAGATCGCCGCCGGGTGGTTCCGCGACCAACGCGGCCTCGCGCTGGGCCTGCTGATCGGCGCGCTCACACTCGGCAAGGCGTTCCCGCACTTGTTGACCGCGATCTTCGGCGCGAACTGGCACGAGCCGATGCTGCTGGTCTCGGGCCTGGCTGCCAGCGGCGGCGTGCTGGTGCTCGCGGTGGTGCGCGACGGCCCGTACGTGGCGGCCACCGCGCCGTTTGATCCGCATGCCATCCGGAAGATCCTGGCCAGTCGCGGTGCGCGCCTGGCCACCTTCGGCTACCTCGGCCACATGTGGGAGCTCTACGCGATGTGGACATGGGTCGCGGTGTTCGCCACCGCGAGCTTCGCCGCGTCAGGGTTGCCCAACCCGGGCGGCGCCGGATCGATCGCCGCGTTCCTGGCCATCGGCAGCGGCGCCGCCGGCTGCGCCCTGGCCGGCTACCTCGCCGACCGCCTCGGCAAGGCGCGCATCGCGATGTGGGCCATGCTCGTCAGCGCCACCTGCGCCGCGCTGACGCTCGTCGTCTTTGGCGGCTCGCCGGCCTGGCTCTACGCGCTGGTCATGGTGTGGGGCTTCGCCGTGGTCGCCGACTCCGCGCAGTTCTCCGCCCTGGTCAGCGAATATGCGCCGAGCGATCACATCGGCACGGCGCTGACGCTGCAGACCTGCGTCGGCTTCCTGCTGACCATGGTGACAATTGAGTTGCTGCCTCTGCTGGCGGACGCGACGAGCTGGCAGTACGCCTCGCTGCTACTCGTGCCCGGACCGTTGCTCGGCGCCTGGGCGATGGCGCGGCTGAGAAGAGACAACCAGGGTCTGACCCCGAGCAAGAATTTCCGAGGGGTCTGA
- a CDS encoding Mrp/NBP35 family ATP-binding protein, whose amino-acid sequence MTPDLVLDALRGVHDPDLRADIVSLKFVKDVRIADGRVAFTIELSSPSAVAREQVAARARDVVGALPGVTGVDLTMTFLVRAVSAPEHGKPPLPGVKNVIAVGAGKGGVGKTTVAVNLAVALAKLGARVGMLDGDIYGPNVPLMFGLQAQLQMDGKMIRPAEKYGVQIVSMGFLAQDEAPMIWRGPMLHSAIQQFCRDVAWKDLDYLIVDMPPGTGDVALSLSQTVPAAGAIVVTTPQQVSLADSRRAVRMYQKLNIPTLGMVENMSFYECTNCHHEADIFGHGGGEEMAQQLEVPFLGRLPLYQPIRVGGDRGIPLVIAEPESVAARAFTALAEATVIQIAVAAQKNAVTHKGKIPLIQIK is encoded by the coding sequence ATGACACCGGACCTGGTCCTGGATGCGCTCAGGGGTGTGCACGACCCTGACCTGCGCGCGGACATCGTGTCGCTCAAGTTCGTCAAAGACGTGCGGATTGCCGACGGCCGCGTCGCCTTCACCATCGAGTTGTCGAGTCCCTCGGCGGTGGCCCGGGAGCAGGTGGCGGCGCGCGCCCGCGACGTGGTCGGCGCCCTGCCCGGCGTCACCGGCGTGGACCTGACCATGACCTTCCTGGTGCGGGCGGTGTCGGCCCCCGAACACGGTAAGCCGCCGCTGCCCGGCGTGAAGAACGTGATTGCGGTCGGCGCCGGCAAGGGCGGCGTCGGCAAGACCACGGTGGCGGTGAACCTCGCGGTGGCCCTGGCGAAGCTGGGCGCGCGGGTCGGCATGCTCGACGGCGACATCTACGGGCCCAACGTGCCGCTCATGTTCGGCTTGCAGGCGCAGCTCCAGATGGACGGCAAAATGATCCGGCCGGCCGAGAAGTACGGCGTCCAGATTGTCTCGATGGGGTTCCTGGCCCAGGACGAGGCGCCGATGATCTGGCGCGGGCCCATGCTGCACAGCGCGATCCAGCAGTTCTGCCGCGACGTGGCCTGGAAGGACCTCGACTACCTGATCGTGGACATGCCGCCGGGCACCGGCGACGTGGCGCTGTCACTCAGCCAGACGGTGCCGGCCGCCGGGGCCATCGTCGTGACCACGCCGCAGCAGGTGTCGCTCGCCGACAGCCGGCGCGCGGTGCGGATGTATCAGAAGCTCAACATCCCGACGTTGGGGATGGTCGAGAACATGAGCTTCTACGAGTGCACCAACTGCCATCACGAAGCCGACATCTTCGGTCACGGCGGCGGGGAAGAGATGGCGCAGCAACTGGAGGTGCCGTTCCTCGGCCGCCTGCCGCTTTACCAGCCGATCCGCGTCGGCGGCGATCGCGGGATTCCGCTGGTGATCGCCGAGCCCGAGTCGGTCGCCGCGCGCGCCTTCACCGCGCTGGCCGAGGCGACGGTGATTCAGATCGCCGTGGCCGCGCAGAAGAATGCCGTCACCCACAAAGGCAAGATTCCGCTGATTCAGATCAAGTAG
- a CDS encoding DUF4870 domain-containing protein, with product MADATPGSAPSSNRNVMIVLSYLWLLALVPLLTEKDDKEVQWHAKHGIVLMLAELVVWIVVNFVLVALGPIGCIVALITPLLALGQLALHIMAMVKGINGQRLTIPGLSEFADKF from the coding sequence ATGGCCGACGCGACGCCCGGTAGCGCACCCTCCAGCAACCGCAATGTGATGATCGTGTTGTCGTACCTGTGGCTGCTGGCGCTGGTGCCGCTGCTGACGGAGAAGGACGACAAGGAAGTCCAGTGGCACGCCAAGCACGGCATCGTGCTGATGCTGGCCGAACTGGTCGTGTGGATCGTCGTCAACTTCGTGCTGGTCGCCCTCGGCCCGATCGGCTGCATCGTCGCGCTGATCACGCCGCTGCTGGCGCTCGGCCAGCTGGCGCTCCACATCATGGCCATGGTGAAGGGCATCAACGGCCAGCGCCTGACCATCCCCGGCCTCAGCGAGTTCGCGGACAAGTTCTGA
- the yidD gene encoding membrane protein insertion efficiency factor YidD, translated as MVTAAIAIDLRRPPQAQLTTRAAVGGIHLYQATLSPLYGRLGVSCRFEPTCSYYGEAVIKRFGIVRGGWMAAKRVFRCGPWTPAGTKDGPPV; from the coding sequence GTGGTCACCGCCGCAATCGCGATCGATCTCCGGCGTCCCCCCCAGGCACAACTGACGACGCGCGCCGCCGTCGGCGGCATCCACTTGTATCAAGCGACGCTCTCGCCTCTGTACGGCCGCCTGGGCGTGAGCTGCCGGTTCGAGCCCACCTGCAGCTATTACGGCGAGGCCGTGATCAAACGCTTTGGGATTGTGCGCGGCGGATGGATGGCGGCGAAGAGAGTCTTCCGTTGCGGCCCGTGGACACCCGCCGGCACCAAAGACGGCCCACCTGTCTAA
- a CDS encoding UvrD-helicase domain-containing protein encodes MSEQPRLLFDEETADQRARRIAVDPSRNIALEASAGTGKTRVLVDRYVRLLEVGVAPRNILAITFTRKAAAEMRQRVMATLRERHRLGSLTGDRWREIRDAFGDISISTIDAFCLSLLHEFPLEAGVDPGFDLADETETPRFVEASLDRALGIGRGVSAGDPDVALLFAELGEPRLRKGLTALLDRRLVAWDALNRFLRGRDTTVDVACQRLLQALRAAVSSVGGAAAFRASGPLAPGFDLVARDVDLIMAEPGPSPALLRGALDRLSDLVLTQGGEPRKRLKHKKADYPSAAAYERHKAVVFGLGPHVEAAAAAYRRDINIVLARGVRRLFAIAQDEYRRTLDKHGVLDFPDLLERTLKLLGHMEEFSRSRYRLESRYEHVLVDEFQDTSRAQWQLVRELVRAWAAGEGMAHGPIPPSIFIVGDRKQSIYGFRDAEVVVLDAASRFIAALRPEAPARAAITRSYRSVRELLSFVNDVFADVEKAPDRPDAFRYSEDDAFPMMDEGARDAEAVAVVIADTDAAQADAVADEIARLLLDGAIIRDRQGGVRRAIAPGDIGILFRTREGHALFEAALARRGVPFYVYKGLGFFDADEVKDVLALVAYLADPGSNLRAAAFLRSRIVRLSDEALKLLAPGIAASLTSAEMPEPAQRLQEDDRDRLVLARDSAGAWIAMADQLPPAEVVDRVLAESAYAAEIGGDGFLQARENLKKVRGLIRRIQNRGYATLGRLSDYFAELVAGGDESNAIIDAADAVNLMTVHAAKGLEFPVVFVVNIGKGAGGSRHDIRVVAPPFVDDDSEAGEASVSVSIHESASDRDNEEKDREETKRLLYVALTRARDRLYVSGTVSGGKLTLQRGSLGRILPATLMAAAAATAGPELVWQGRSAAHRIRRISPSGEAPRAWRPSRSMRDALVDLEAFVARPGPGGSETP; translated from the coding sequence ATGTCTGAGCAGCCCCGGCTCCTCTTCGACGAAGAGACGGCGGACCAGCGCGCCCGCCGCATCGCCGTCGATCCGTCGCGGAACATCGCGCTCGAAGCCTCGGCCGGCACCGGCAAGACCCGCGTGCTGGTGGACCGTTACGTCCGCCTGCTCGAAGTTGGCGTGGCCCCGCGCAACATCCTGGCGATCACGTTCACGCGCAAGGCCGCCGCCGAAATGCGGCAGCGCGTCATGGCCACCCTGCGCGAGCGCCACCGCCTTGGCAGCCTGACCGGCGACCGCTGGCGCGAGATCCGCGATGCGTTCGGCGACATCTCGATCAGCACCATCGACGCCTTCTGCCTGTCGTTGCTCCACGAGTTCCCGCTCGAGGCCGGCGTCGATCCCGGCTTCGACCTGGCCGATGAAACCGAGACGCCGCGGTTCGTGGAGGCGTCGCTCGATCGGGCGCTCGGCATCGGCCGCGGCGTCTCGGCCGGCGATCCGGATGTGGCGCTGCTGTTCGCGGAACTGGGCGAGCCGCGGCTGCGCAAGGGCCTCACGGCGCTGCTCGATCGCCGCCTGGTGGCATGGGACGCGCTCAACCGCTTCCTGCGCGGGCGCGACACCACGGTGGACGTGGCCTGCCAGCGTCTGCTGCAGGCGCTGCGCGCCGCGGTGTCGTCGGTCGGCGGTGCCGCGGCCTTTCGTGCCTCCGGACCGCTGGCGCCCGGCTTCGATCTGGTGGCGCGCGACGTCGACCTGATCATGGCGGAGCCCGGGCCGTCGCCGGCGCTGCTGCGAGGCGCGCTGGATCGACTGTCGGACCTGGTGCTGACCCAGGGCGGTGAGCCGCGGAAGCGGCTGAAGCACAAGAAGGCGGACTACCCGTCGGCCGCCGCCTACGAGCGGCACAAGGCGGTGGTGTTCGGCCTCGGCCCTCACGTCGAAGCGGCGGCCGCCGCCTACCGCCGCGACATCAACATCGTGCTGGCGCGCGGGGTGCGCCGGCTCTTCGCCATCGCGCAGGACGAATACCGGCGCACGCTCGACAAGCACGGCGTGCTCGACTTCCCCGACCTGCTCGAGCGCACGCTGAAGCTGCTCGGGCACATGGAGGAGTTCTCGCGCAGCCGCTACCGGCTCGAGTCGCGGTACGAGCACGTGCTGGTGGACGAATTCCAGGACACCAGCCGCGCGCAGTGGCAGCTGGTTCGCGAGCTGGTCCGCGCCTGGGCGGCGGGCGAGGGCATGGCCCACGGACCGATCCCGCCCTCGATCTTCATCGTCGGGGATCGCAAGCAATCGATCTACGGCTTCCGCGACGCCGAGGTGGTGGTGCTCGACGCGGCCTCCCGCTTCATCGCGGCGCTGCGGCCCGAGGCGCCGGCGCGCGCCGCCATCACGCGCAGCTATCGCTCCGTCCGGGAGCTGCTGTCGTTCGTGAACGACGTGTTCGCCGACGTCGAGAAGGCCCCCGATCGGCCCGACGCCTTTCGCTACTCCGAAGACGATGCGTTTCCGATGATGGATGAAGGGGCGCGCGACGCCGAGGCGGTGGCCGTCGTCATTGCCGACACCGACGCCGCGCAGGCTGACGCCGTGGCCGACGAGATCGCGCGCCTGTTGCTCGACGGCGCCATCATCCGCGACCGGCAGGGCGGCGTGCGCCGGGCGATTGCGCCGGGCGACATCGGCATCCTGTTCCGCACGCGTGAAGGCCACGCGTTGTTCGAAGCGGCCCTGGCGCGGCGCGGCGTGCCCTTCTACGTCTACAAGGGGCTCGGGTTCTTCGATGCCGACGAGGTCAAGGACGTGCTGGCCCTGGTGGCCTACCTGGCCGATCCCGGATCAAATCTCCGCGCCGCGGCGTTCCTTCGCTCCCGCATCGTCCGGTTGTCGGATGAAGCGCTGAAGCTGCTGGCGCCAGGGATTGCGGCGTCGCTGACGTCGGCCGAAATGCCGGAGCCGGCGCAGCGCCTTCAAGAGGACGATCGCGACCGGCTGGTGCTGGCGCGCGACAGCGCCGGCGCCTGGATTGCGATGGCGGACCAGCTGCCGCCCGCCGAGGTGGTCGATCGCGTGCTGGCCGAGTCGGCCTATGCGGCGGAGATTGGCGGCGACGGTTTCTTGCAGGCGCGGGAGAACCTGAAGAAGGTCCGTGGCTTGATCCGCCGCATCCAGAACCGCGGCTACGCGACGCTCGGCCGCCTGTCGGACTACTTTGCGGAGCTGGTGGCCGGCGGTGACGAGTCGAACGCGATCATCGATGCCGCCGACGCGGTGAACCTGATGACGGTGCATGCGGCGAAGGGCCTGGAGTTTCCGGTCGTGTTCGTCGTGAACATCGGCAAGGGCGCCGGCGGCAGCCGCCACGACATTCGCGTGGTGGCGCCGCCGTTCGTGGACGACGACAGCGAGGCGGGCGAGGCCTCGGTGAGCGTGAGCATTCACGAAAGTGCGAGCGATCGCGACAACGAAGAGAAGGACCGTGAGGAAACGAAGCGGCTGTTGTACGTGGCGCTCACACGGGCCCGGGATCGGCTGTACGTGTCGGGCACCGTCTCCGGCGGCAAGTTGACCCTTCAGCGCGGGTCGCTGGGCCGCATCCTCCCGGCGACGCTGATGGCCGCCGCGGCGGCGACGGCCGGGCCCGAATTGGTGTGGCAGGGACGGTCCGCGGCGCACCGGATCCGCCGCATTTCACCGTCCGGCGAGGCCCCGCGGGCCTGGCGGCCGTCGCGGTCGATGCGGGACGCGCTCGTGGACCTCGAGGCTTTCGTGGCGCGCCCGGGGCCGGGCGGCTCCGAAACTCCCTAG
- a CDS encoding PD-(D/E)XK nuclease family protein has protein sequence MITPRRTRLLRAPDLAGFRAHLVEMAGAHAAGADAFILVPTRAAGEQLRRTLRDRLGAEAAAPAIGTRTDLYDLLIARLLPDARSLSGFEREALVAAAARDAEDAGLPPPFHVRPALVAEMLALYDYLRRLHRTVDDFDRLLTLELAPAADSDRGAAQLLEQTRFLVAAFRGYEARLLESGALDEHAARLRLIDTAAAHPLRHIVIAVGDRPLDPDGLWPADVAMLTSIGGLDRIDVIATDGTLEAGYLDRLRLAFVGIEEVAAGPSAPAPAIVVPAGAAGELPFVFEYRDREEELEGVARRLKSDRRSGRAVRLEKTALVVARPLPYLYLARDVFHGAGIPFEALDTLPLAAEPYAAAVDVAMECVAAAFTRRALVALLRSPHFRFEVDGVEVARESIAALDVTLAEQRYLGGFDRLASFAEACGGSARPAFAAALAAATLLAPLAESRPLVDHVDLLRSFLERHDRPLPGNDRRDRVRAAVMLALSGLGEACRRHDPGASGTVADLAAAVRRWLGAQTFAIRTGEGGLQIVDAQAARFAEFDDLQVLGLVEGEWPERPRRNIFYPQSLLAQLEPARPDRVAIHQERDLVRFARASFRDLLGSARLRTRASTFALEADAVVEPSAFLEDLPSFGLSREVSTVDPSVRVFMYEALAANAVPAGAMPESAARWARVRAGGAGRDRARFEGQAGPWTLPRVSVSRLERYLKCPFQFYVANVLQVAEEPEDEDTRSPLERGRFLHELFERFFHEWQARGRGRITAAGMTEARALFVEICEPALATLSPSEAGLERARLFGSAVGSGIADRVFAMEAERGVEIRERLMEYELDGEFAFTGEDGTSRRVRLRAKIDRVDVLADGTFRLIDYKTKYVPDRKVALQLPIYSAGVRARLSAERGRDIAPSEAMYLSFEGPDAVWPLEERGKSFDQLVAAAGHRLVQALDDIAAGHYPPRPETRNLCAMCAFVAVCRNPGGIGDEAGVDDV, from the coding sequence GTGATCACGCCCCGACGCACGCGCCTCTTGCGCGCGCCAGATCTGGCGGGCTTTCGCGCGCACCTCGTCGAGATGGCCGGCGCCCATGCCGCCGGCGCCGACGCTTTTATCCTGGTCCCGACCCGGGCGGCGGGCGAGCAACTCCGGCGCACCCTGCGGGATCGCCTGGGTGCCGAGGCCGCCGCGCCCGCGATTGGCACGCGCACCGACCTCTACGACCTGCTGATCGCGCGGCTGTTGCCCGACGCGCGCAGCCTGTCGGGCTTCGAGCGCGAGGCGCTGGTGGCGGCGGCTGCCCGCGATGCCGAAGACGCCGGCCTGCCGCCTCCTTTTCACGTGCGCCCGGCCCTGGTCGCCGAAATGCTGGCGCTCTACGACTACCTCCGCCGCTTGCACCGCACGGTGGACGACTTCGATCGCCTGCTGACCCTTGAGCTGGCGCCGGCCGCCGATTCCGATCGAGGCGCGGCGCAACTGCTCGAGCAAACCCGCTTCCTGGTGGCGGCCTTTCGCGGCTACGAAGCGCGGCTGCTCGAAAGCGGCGCGCTCGACGAGCACGCCGCGCGCCTGCGCTTGATCGACACCGCGGCCGCCCATCCGCTGCGCCACATCGTGATCGCCGTGGGCGACCGGCCGTTGGACCCGGACGGGCTGTGGCCGGCGGATGTCGCCATGCTCACCAGCATCGGCGGCCTCGACCGCATCGACGTGATCGCCACCGACGGAACCCTCGAGGCCGGGTATCTCGATCGCCTGCGCCTCGCCTTCGTCGGCATCGAAGAAGTCGCGGCCGGCCCCTCCGCTCCCGCGCCGGCCATCGTCGTGCCGGCCGGCGCCGCGGGCGAGTTGCCGTTCGTCTTCGAGTACCGCGATCGCGAAGAGGAGCTGGAAGGCGTGGCCAGGCGGCTCAAGTCGGATCGCCGATCGGGCCGCGCGGTTCGCCTCGAGAAGACGGCGCTGGTCGTCGCCCGGCCGCTGCCGTATCTCTACCTCGCGCGCGACGTGTTTCACGGCGCCGGCATTCCGTTCGAGGCGCTCGACACGCTGCCGCTGGCCGCGGAGCCGTACGCGGCGGCGGTTGATGTCGCCATGGAATGCGTGGCCGCGGCGTTCACGCGCCGCGCGCTGGTCGCGTTGCTGCGCTCGCCGCACTTCCGGTTCGAGGTGGACGGGGTCGAGGTCGCCCGCGAATCGATCGCCGCCCTCGACGTCACGCTGGCGGAGCAGCGATATCTCGGCGGGTTCGATCGCCTCGCCTCGTTCGCCGAGGCCTGCGGCGGATCGGCGAGGCCGGCATTTGCCGCGGCGCTCGCCGCCGCCACGCTGCTGGCGCCGCTGGCGGAATCGCGTCCGCTCGTCGATCACGTCGATCTCCTGCGGTCGTTCCTCGAGCGTCACGACCGGCCGCTGCCCGGCAACGACCGGCGCGACCGCGTGCGGGCCGCGGTCATGCTCGCCCTGTCGGGACTCGGCGAGGCCTGCCGCCGTCACGATCCCGGCGCCTCCGGCACCGTGGCCGATCTGGCGGCCGCCGTGCGGCGCTGGCTCGGCGCCCAGACGTTCGCGATCCGCACCGGCGAGGGCGGCCTCCAGATCGTGGACGCCCAGGCGGCGCGCTTTGCCGAGTTCGACGATCTGCAGGTGCTGGGGCTGGTGGAAGGGGAGTGGCCCGAGCGCCCGCGCCGCAACATCTTCTATCCGCAGTCGCTGCTGGCGCAGTTGGAGCCCGCGCGCCCGGACCGGGTGGCCATTCACCAGGAACGCGACCTCGTGCGATTCGCGCGCGCGTCGTTCCGCGACTTGCTGGGCTCGGCGCGGCTGCGGACCCGCGCTTCGACGTTCGCGCTCGAAGCGGATGCGGTGGTGGAGCCGTCCGCGTTCCTGGAGGACCTGCCGTCGTTCGGCCTCTCGCGAGAGGTGTCCACGGTCGATCCGTCGGTCCGCGTGTTCATGTACGAAGCGCTGGCCGCCAACGCCGTTCCCGCCGGGGCGATGCCGGAGAGCGCGGCGCGCTGGGCGCGGGTGCGGGCCGGCGGCGCCGGCCGCGATCGGGCGCGCTTCGAGGGGCAGGCCGGGCCGTGGACGCTGCCGCGCGTGAGCGTGAGCCGGCTGGAGCGCTACCTGAAATGCCCGTTCCAGTTCTACGTCGCCAACGTGCTGCAGGTCGCCGAGGAGCCCGAGGACGAAGACACGCGGTCGCCGCTCGAACGCGGCCGGTTCCTGCACGAGCTGTTCGAACGGTTCTTTCACGAGTGGCAGGCCCGCGGCCGCGGCCGCATTACCGCGGCCGGCATGACCGAGGCGCGCGCGCTCTTCGTCGAGATCTGCGAACCCGCCCTCGCCACGCTGTCGCCCTCGGAGGCCGGCCTCGAGCGGGCGCGGCTGTTCGGCTCCGCGGTCGGGTCGGGGATCGCCGACCGCGTGTTCGCCATGGAAGCGGAGCGCGGCGTCGAGATTCGCGAGCGACTGATGGAGTACGAACTCGACGGCGAGTTCGCGTTCACCGGTGAAGACGGCACCAGCCGCCGGGTGCGGCTGCGCGCGAAGATCGATCGCGTGGACGTGCTCGCCGACGGCACCTTCCGCCTGATCGACTACAAGACCAAGTACGTGCCGGACCGGAAGGTGGCGCTGCAATTGCCGATCTACAGCGCCGGCGTGCGGGCACGGCTGTCGGCCGAGCGCGGCCGCGATATCGCCCCCAGCGAGGCGATGTACCTGTCGTTCGAAGGCCCGGACGCGGTGTGGCCGCTCGAAGAGCGCGGCAAGTCATTCGACCAACTGGTGGCCGCCGCCGGGCATCGCCTGGTGCAGGCGCTGGACGACATCGCCGCCGGACACTATCCGCCGCGGCCGGAAACGCGGAACCTCTGCGCGATGTGCGCGTTCGTGGCGGTGTGCCGCAACCCCGGCGGCATCGGCGACGAGGCAGGGGTTGACGATGTCTGA